From Gimesia panareensis, the proteins below share one genomic window:
- a CDS encoding tetratricopeptide repeat protein — protein MAIRDSESQDLVEQVRVATESGRQEQAAELLKRAVANNPNNAAVRQQLSEFLIANGYSEEAIQQLQRTTVLAPDDPRPYIDLSYLLYEKKQYTDALKNLELGLNLDPTNIRALILKGELEELASLNSAAIETYHRVLQVDPYNIDSRLKLAALEIKMGEHNRATPILRPICHNTSATFDQRSEAQWLLGVAYGADHRWSDSVASLEQSMKNRKDASADDWYRVAYACLQAKQMEKVYPAVTQALTLNPMHTETNRLSHFLTQQTHSSAAHIQQASLYTPLKQPGFIRQAPQPIPVEALTPPQGWEHVVKQPESGAILPLQ, from the coding sequence ATGGCGATACGAGATTCGGAATCACAGGACCTGGTGGAACAGGTACGGGTGGCGACGGAGAGTGGACGACAGGAACAGGCGGCAGAGTTGCTGAAGCGGGCGGTGGCGAATAACCCGAATAATGCGGCGGTCAGGCAGCAGTTGTCTGAGTTTCTGATTGCGAACGGCTACTCGGAAGAGGCGATTCAGCAGTTGCAGCGCACGACGGTGCTGGCGCCCGATGATCCCCGGCCTTATATCGATCTTTCCTATCTGCTGTATGAAAAGAAGCAGTACACCGATGCGCTCAAGAACCTGGAGCTCGGTCTCAACCTGGATCCGACGAACATCCGGGCCCTGATTCTGAAGGGAGAACTGGAAGAGCTGGCCTCGCTCAATAGTGCAGCGATTGAAACGTATCATCGTGTTTTACAGGTCGACCCTTACAATATTGACTCTCGACTGAAGCTGGCGGCGCTGGAGATCAAGATGGGAGAACACAATCGGGCGACGCCGATTCTGCGTCCGATCTGTCATAATACGAGTGCCACCTTCGATCAGCGGTCAGAGGCACAGTGGCTGCTGGGTGTGGCCTATGGGGCCGATCATCGCTGGAGCGATTCCGTGGCCTCGCTGGAACAATCGATGAAGAACCGCAAGGATGCGAGCGCGGATGACTGGTATCGAGTGGCCTATGCCTGTCTGCAGGCGAAGCAGATGGAGAAAGTGTACCCGGCGGTGACGCAGGCGTTGACCTTGAATCCCATGCATACAGAAACGAATCGTCTGTCACATTTTCTGACGCAGCAGACCCATTCCTCTGCAGCGCACATTCAACAGGCCTCTCTCTACACCCCTTTGAAGCAGCCGGGCTTCATTCGCCAGGCTCCCCAGCCGATTCCTGTCGAAGCTTTGACGCCTCCCCAGGGCTGGGAACACGTGGTCAAGCAGCCTGAATCGGGTGCAATCCTGCCGCTGCAGTAA
- a CDS encoding NAD(P)/FAD-dependent oxidoreductase, protein MIDTQTTEQPDLDTEYDVIIIGAGPAGTATGALLAEQGRKTLIVDRAHFPRFHVGESLIPETYWPLKRLGLIDQLKETAFPKKFSVQFVTDEGVETMPFYFNEYKQHESSQTWQVLRAEFDQMLVDNAEKQGATIRTGTQVLDLLTEGEQVTGVRVKLPSQETREIKSRLVVDTSGQSAFIVNRLKLKQADPVLRKGTVWAHFKNAHRDEGIDEGATIILQTEGKHSWFWYIPLPDNVVSVGCTGDMNYMFAKDRGSSEQIFWQEVERCSAIKRRLENAQPDTEFMTTKDFSYHSSQPVGPGWMLAGDALGFIDPVYSSGVFLALKSGELVADTINDAFEANDFSVERLSQWYPGYRAGVENFRKLVYAFYAPGFSFGSFLRQYPQFKTNLVDILIGDVFKPEVAEMFTVMQDEIPELAMTDDSEVAMKK, encoded by the coding sequence ATGATTGACACACAGACAACAGAACAGCCTGACCTCGATACCGAATACGATGTAATTATCATCGGCGCCGGCCCGGCCGGTACCGCGACCGGAGCGCTGCTCGCCGAACAGGGCCGCAAAACCCTGATCGTCGACCGCGCCCATTTCCCCCGCTTCCACGTCGGCGAATCACTGATCCCCGAAACCTACTGGCCCCTCAAACGATTGGGCCTGATCGATCAGTTGAAAGAAACCGCCTTCCCCAAAAAGTTCAGCGTGCAGTTCGTCACCGACGAAGGCGTCGAGACGATGCCCTTCTACTTCAACGAATACAAACAGCACGAAAGCTCGCAGACCTGGCAGGTCCTCCGCGCTGAATTCGACCAGATGCTCGTCGACAATGCTGAGAAACAGGGTGCCACCATCCGTACCGGCACCCAGGTCCTCGATCTGCTCACTGAAGGAGAACAGGTTACCGGCGTCCGCGTGAAACTCCCCTCGCAGGAAACCCGCGAGATCAAATCCAGACTCGTCGTCGACACCAGCGGGCAGTCCGCCTTCATCGTCAACCGCCTCAAACTCAAGCAGGCTGATCCGGTCCTCCGGAAAGGCACCGTCTGGGCCCATTTCAAAAACGCCCACCGGGATGAGGGCATCGACGAAGGGGCCACCATCATCCTGCAGACCGAGGGCAAACACTCCTGGTTCTGGTACATTCCGCTCCCCGACAACGTCGTCAGCGTCGGCTGTACCGGCGATATGAACTACATGTTCGCCAAGGATCGGGGCAGCAGCGAACAGATCTTCTGGCAGGAAGTCGAACGCTGCTCCGCCATCAAACGCCGCCTGGAAAACGCCCAGCCCGACACCGAGTTCATGACCACCAAGGACTTCTCCTACCATTCCTCCCAGCCGGTAGGACCGGGCTGGATGCTGGCCGGCGACGCGCTCGGCTTCATCGACCCCGTCTACTCCAGCGGCGTCTTCCTGGCTCTCAAATCCGGAGAACTCGTTGCCGATACCATCAACGACGCCTTTGAGGCCAACGACTTCTCCGTCGAACGCCTCAGCCAGTGGTACCCCGGCTATCGCGCCGGAGTCGAGAACTTCCGCAAACTGGTCTACGCCTTCTACGCCCCTGGGTTCAGCTTCGGCAGCTTCCTCAGACAATACCCCCAGTTCAAAACCAACCTCGTCGACATCCTCATCGGCGACGTCTTCAAACCCGAAGTCGCCGAGATGTTTACCGTCATGCAGGACGAAATCCCCGAACTCGCCATGACCGACGACTCCGAAGTCGCCATGAAAAAATAA
- a CDS encoding IS4 family transposase: MANQQTNSIEACDITGLKYLDRVLPLFKRLRPEGTERDKAGNRQLFYDQYCALQLLYLFNPIVTSLRGLQQASELKKVQRKLGCPRSSLGSLSEAVRVFDPELLREIVGELIEKLPAQKPQDRRLQDLAQTLTAVDGTFLKTLPQITQACFSTRQDKGWQLHTHFEILRGIPVRMDLTDATGRKEGNEKSMLTNVLEKDRCYILDRAYEKYALFNAIVNAGSSYVCRIRGDHIFVEQESRELTAEARAAGVLEDRVGQLGSPKSRRIEHPDHPVRRITVKVTPHPKRGGRRREGASQDLVVATSLLDVPAEIIALIYQHRWQIELFFRFLKHVLGCRHLLSQNPQGIQIQTYCAMIACLLISLITGKKPTLRTYEMLCFYFSGLADEDDLINHINRLQSHETR; the protein is encoded by the coding sequence ATGGCCAATCAACAGACTAATAGCATCGAAGCTTGTGACATCACCGGTCTTAAGTATCTGGATCGGGTTCTCCCGCTGTTTAAGCGACTGCGTCCCGAGGGAACTGAACGTGACAAAGCCGGTAACCGGCAACTGTTTTACGATCAGTATTGCGCACTGCAGTTACTGTACCTGTTCAATCCGATCGTGACTTCTTTGCGCGGATTACAGCAGGCCAGTGAGCTCAAAAAAGTCCAGCGAAAACTGGGCTGCCCGCGGTCTTCTCTGGGATCCCTTTCCGAAGCGGTTCGGGTCTTTGACCCTGAACTGCTGCGGGAAATTGTAGGCGAACTGATTGAAAAACTGCCTGCCCAGAAGCCGCAGGATCGGCGTCTCCAGGATCTGGCTCAGACGCTGACTGCCGTGGATGGCACGTTCCTCAAAACACTGCCGCAGATCACTCAGGCCTGTTTTTCAACCCGCCAGGACAAAGGCTGGCAGCTGCACACTCATTTTGAAATACTGCGGGGAATCCCGGTACGCATGGATCTGACGGATGCCACCGGTCGCAAAGAAGGTAATGAAAAATCCATGCTGACTAACGTGCTGGAAAAAGATCGTTGCTACATCCTGGACCGTGCTTATGAAAAATATGCCCTGTTTAATGCAATTGTGAATGCCGGCAGCAGCTACGTGTGTCGAATTCGCGGTGATCACATTTTTGTGGAACAGGAATCCCGTGAATTGACCGCAGAGGCCAGGGCAGCGGGAGTGCTGGAAGATCGGGTAGGGCAGCTGGGGTCTCCCAAGTCACGGAGAATAGAACACCCTGATCATCCGGTGCGTCGGATTACTGTCAAAGTCACTCCGCATCCTAAACGGGGAGGACGGAGACGGGAGGGGGCAAGCCAGGATCTGGTTGTGGCAACCAGTCTGCTGGACGTGCCTGCTGAGATCATTGCGCTGATCTATCAGCACCGCTGGCAAATTGAATTGTTCTTTCGTTTTTTAAAGCATGTACTTGGCTGTCGTCACCTGCTGAGTCAGAACCCGCAGGGAATTCAGATACAGACTTATTGCGCGATGATCGCCTGTCTGTTAATCAGTCTGATTACAGGGAAAAAGCCGACGCTCCGAACATATGAAATGCTGTGTTTCTATTTCAGTGGCCTGGCGGATGAGGATGATCTGATCAACCACATCAACCGTCTGCAATCCCACGAAACCAGATAG
- the polX gene encoding DNA polymerase/3'-5' exonuclease PolX: MQNAEIARQFEELADLLEIQGANPFRLRAYRNAARTISGLPESVQEIVHNDPKELQELPGIGKDLAEKIQTIVEDSTLPQLEELKEQIPPDVVRMLDIPGIGPKKVAFLFSELNIHTLDDLKAAAENGVIAEQKGFGKKTEQIILEGLEQLNQIGDRVRLAEAKAQSDAIIADLGQLDSVQQISEAGSCRRRKETVGDLDILVTSSEPNEVMDALADHELVSKVLARGDTKQRVRLNSGLELDLRVVPAESYGAALMYFTGSKEHNIVLRRRSQDRGLKLNEYGLFKKDKLVSGKTEEEVYKALDLPWIPPEIRENRMEFAAAEKNELPDLIELKQIRGDLHMHTTATDGKASIQEMAEGALAKGYQYIAITDHSKRVTMANGLDAKRLRAHWKEIEKVQKKVPDIQILKGIECDILEDGSMDLPDDVLSEADWVIAVLHYGLKQPQDQINKRLLNAIRNPHVSILGHLSGRLIGKRPGADLNYGEILKAAADHGTMLEINAHPMRLDIDDIHAARAKELGIPIVINTDAHSVGGLDVMQYGVYQARRAGLTKKDVANTKTWKQFQKLLKK; the protein is encoded by the coding sequence ATGCAAAACGCTGAAATCGCCCGCCAGTTTGAGGAACTCGCTGACCTGCTCGAAATCCAGGGCGCCAACCCCTTTCGCCTCCGCGCTTACCGCAATGCCGCCCGCACCATCTCCGGGCTGCCGGAATCGGTTCAGGAAATCGTCCACAACGATCCCAAAGAACTGCAGGAACTGCCGGGCATCGGCAAAGATCTGGCAGAAAAAATTCAGACCATCGTGGAAGATTCGACGCTGCCGCAACTCGAAGAACTCAAAGAGCAGATCCCTCCGGACGTCGTCCGCATGCTGGACATCCCCGGCATCGGCCCCAAGAAAGTCGCCTTCCTCTTTTCTGAACTCAACATCCATACGCTCGATGATCTCAAAGCTGCTGCGGAAAACGGCGTCATCGCCGAGCAGAAAGGGTTCGGCAAGAAAACCGAACAGATCATTCTCGAAGGTCTCGAACAGCTCAACCAGATTGGTGATCGCGTCCGGCTCGCCGAAGCCAAGGCCCAGTCCGATGCCATCATCGCCGATCTGGGCCAACTCGATTCCGTGCAGCAGATCTCCGAAGCAGGCAGCTGCCGTCGCCGCAAGGAAACGGTGGGCGATCTCGATATCCTCGTCACTTCCAGCGAACCCAATGAGGTGATGGATGCCCTCGCCGATCATGAACTGGTCAGCAAAGTCCTCGCCCGCGGCGATACCAAACAGCGCGTGCGGCTCAATTCCGGACTCGAACTCGACCTCCGCGTCGTCCCCGCAGAATCCTACGGTGCCGCCCTGATGTACTTCACCGGCTCCAAGGAACACAACATCGTCCTCCGTCGCCGTTCCCAGGACCGCGGGCTCAAGCTCAACGAATACGGGCTTTTCAAGAAAGACAAACTCGTGTCCGGCAAAACCGAAGAGGAAGTCTACAAAGCACTCGACCTCCCCTGGATCCCGCCTGAGATCCGCGAGAATCGCATGGAATTCGCCGCGGCGGAAAAGAACGAACTCCCCGACCTGATCGAACTCAAACAGATTCGCGGCGACCTGCACATGCACACCACCGCTACCGACGGTAAAGCCTCGATTCAGGAAATGGCCGAGGGAGCGCTCGCCAAGGGCTATCAGTACATCGCCATCACCGATCACTCCAAGCGCGTCACCATGGCCAACGGTCTCGACGCCAAACGGCTCCGCGCCCACTGGAAGGAAATCGAAAAGGTCCAGAAAAAAGTCCCCGACATTCAGATCCTCAAAGGCATCGAATGCGATATCCTCGAAGATGGCAGCATGGACCTCCCCGATGATGTCCTCAGCGAAGCCGACTGGGTCATCGCCGTCCTGCACTACGGACTCAAACAACCGCAGGACCAGATCAACAAACGCCTGCTCAACGCGATCCGGAATCCCCACGTCTCCATCCTGGGGCACCTCTCCGGTCGCCTGATCGGCAAACGCCCGGGGGCCGACCTCAACTACGGTGAGATTCTCAAAGCAGCCGCCGACCATGGCACGATGCTCGAAATCAACGCGCATCCCATGCGACTCGATATCGACGACATTCACGCCGCCCGCGCCAAAGAACTGGGCATCCCGATTGTCATCAACACCGACGCCCACAGCGTAGGAGGCCTGGATGTCATGCAGTACGGCGTCTACCAGGCCCGCCGCGCTGGACTGACCAAAAAAGATGTCGCCAACACCAAAACCTGGAAACAGTTTCAGAAACTTCTGAAAAAGTGA
- a CDS encoding outer membrane protein assembly factor BamB family protein, with translation MRVLKLDQSNLLPFRTMAALLCLCVVGLSVSAAEKPADKKADTSADTAPRADSQDWPSFRNGNLQQGVARTTLPEKLDLLWKYPSSDGIASTAAIVGDKVYMAGLNGYVECLELKTGKPVWEYRSIENPDPKKFAPGFKSSPLVTANGVYLGDEDGVFHAIDRTTGKKLWMFKADAEIISSANITGDKILFGSYDNFLYCLNVKDGSLVWKFETDGYVNCSPAIVDHFTFVTGCDEQLRVIDIDTGKQHSQMPLMTYLIASPAIWEDDLYVGTYASEIISVDWKESKVVWSYKDPKKEYPYHSSAAITETHVVAGGRDKQVHCVERKTGKPIWKIGTRGRVDSSPVILGNRVFVGSSDGNLYEFDLKNGKTLWKKNLGDDITASPAIGQGHLIIGTESRNGALYCFGKK, from the coding sequence ATGCGCGTTCTAAAGCTTGATCAATCGAATCTACTCCCTTTTCGGACCATGGCGGCCCTGCTCTGTCTGTGCGTTGTCGGTCTGTCTGTTTCTGCTGCGGAAAAACCAGCAGATAAAAAAGCAGACACTTCAGCCGACACTGCTCCCCGGGCAGATTCACAGGACTGGCCTTCCTTCCGCAACGGGAATCTGCAACAGGGCGTCGCCCGCACCACCCTCCCGGAAAAACTGGATCTGCTCTGGAAATACCCCTCTTCCGACGGCATCGCCTCCACTGCCGCGATCGTCGGCGACAAAGTCTATATGGCCGGCCTCAACGGCTACGTCGAGTGCCTCGAACTCAAAACCGGAAAACCCGTCTGGGAATATCGCTCGATCGAAAATCCCGACCCGAAAAAATTTGCCCCGGGTTTCAAATCTTCGCCCCTGGTCACCGCCAATGGTGTCTATCTCGGCGATGAAGACGGCGTCTTCCATGCCATCGACCGCACCACCGGCAAAAAACTCTGGATGTTCAAAGCCGACGCCGAAATCATCAGCAGCGCCAACATCACCGGCGATAAAATCCTGTTCGGCAGTTACGATAATTTCCTCTACTGCCTCAACGTCAAGGATGGGTCGCTCGTCTGGAAATTCGAAACCGACGGCTACGTAAACTGCTCCCCCGCGATTGTCGATCACTTTACCTTCGTCACTGGTTGTGACGAGCAACTCCGCGTAATCGACATCGACACCGGCAAACAGCACAGCCAGATGCCCCTGATGACGTACCTGATTGCCTCGCCCGCGATCTGGGAAGATGATCTCTACGTCGGCACCTACGCCAGCGAGATCATCTCGGTCGACTGGAAAGAATCGAAGGTCGTCTGGAGTTATAAAGATCCGAAGAAAGAATACCCCTACCATTCCTCGGCCGCCATCACCGAGACCCACGTCGTCGCGGGAGGCCGCGATAAACAGGTCCACTGCGTCGAACGCAAAACCGGTAAACCGATCTGGAAAATCGGCACCCGGGGCCGTGTCGACAGCTCTCCTGTCATTCTCGGGAACCGCGTCTTCGTCGGTTCCTCGGACGGGAATCTGTATGAATTCGATCTCAAAAATGGTAAAACTCTCTGGAAAAAGAACTTAGGCGACGACATCACCGCCTCCCCGGCGATCGGCCAGGGACATCTGATCATTGGCACAGAATCCCGAAATGGCGCCTTGTATTGTTTCGGAAAGAAGTGA
- a CDS encoding 3-keto-disaccharide hydrolase: MVLKRLLSITCVCLAAVCTVGAEAGDKAVAPKDGVIHLFNGKNLDGLYVWNRGTEYEDPKKIFTVKDGMLHISGDGYGGLITKKDYRDYHMVIEFKWGGKTWGQREDRARDSGVLIHCHGPDGGYGNTWMASIEAQIIEGGVGDILVLTGKDPKTGDPIPTSLTTRITKDRDGEKVWKKDGDEITLSSGRINWWGRDPDWADKVGFRGKDDVESEFGEWTRMDVICKGGKIKYLVNGVVVNGGYDAKPDHGKLLVQTEMAEMWVRKWDLYPLGKAPKYKKD, from the coding sequence ATGGTTTTGAAACGACTCCTCTCAATCACCTGTGTCTGTCTGGCTGCTGTCTGTACCGTGGGAGCAGAGGCAGGGGACAAAGCTGTCGCACCGAAAGATGGTGTGATTCACCTGTTTAACGGCAAGAACCTGGACGGACTGTATGTCTGGAACCGGGGGACTGAATATGAGGATCCGAAGAAGATCTTCACCGTCAAAGACGGCATGCTGCACATTTCCGGCGACGGTTATGGCGGTCTGATCACCAAGAAAGATTATCGCGATTACCACATGGTGATTGAATTCAAGTGGGGCGGCAAGACCTGGGGACAACGGGAAGACCGGGCCCGCGATTCCGGCGTGCTGATTCATTGTCATGGTCCGGACGGCGGTTATGGCAACACCTGGATGGCTTCCATCGAAGCACAGATCATCGAAGGGGGCGTGGGCGATATCCTGGTGCTGACCGGAAAGGATCCCAAGACCGGCGACCCGATTCCAACTTCGCTGACGACCCGCATCACCAAAGATCGGGACGGCGAAAAGGTCTGGAAGAAAGATGGCGATGAGATCACGCTGAGTTCCGGCCGGATTAACTGGTGGGGCCGCGATCCTGACTGGGCCGACAAAGTCGGCTTCCGCGGTAAGGACGACGTCGAAAGCGAGTTCGGCGAGTGGACGCGGATGGATGTGATCTGCAAGGGCGGCAAGATCAAGTACCTGGTTAACGGTGTGGTCGTGAATGGCGGCTACGACGCGAAGCCCGATCATGGCAAGCTGCTGGTGCAGACCGAAATGGCGGAAATGTGGGTTCGCAAATGGGACCTGTATCCGCTGGGCAAGGCACCCAAGTATAAGAAAGACTAA
- a CDS encoding coproporphyrinogen-III oxidase family protein produces MDLETTGTTEIGSYFISNYPPFSQWKQEYVTRIQEVLHQPPDTSIPMGLYIHIPFCRKRCKFCYFRVYEKQNAKTIERYVQALQNEFEMLSQVEAIKGRTLDFTYFGGGTPSYLSSKQLLSVRDRLSSLLNWETAQEVTFECEPGTLNLEKVKTLKEIGITRISLGVESFNDKLLEANGRAHLTPEVFRAYDWIQEVGFPQVNIDLIAGMMGETDDNWSQAVEKAAELNPDNITIYQMELPHNTIISKEMKEMGIDSPIADWTTKRRWMNEAIDTLQAKGYHLASGNELVKNPETDRFIYRDNLFRGNDIIATGVSSFGHMQGVHYQNLDRLEDYLETVESGKLPVNRALEPTEHQRLIREFILQLKEGRVRTQPFQEKFGVDLTEEFAEALSNQQKAGYLTYDDSQVELTRKGMLQVDSLLTEYFEPEHRMVRYT; encoded by the coding sequence ATGGATCTGGAAACGACAGGCACTACCGAAATCGGCAGTTACTTTATCTCCAACTATCCCCCTTTTTCGCAGTGGAAGCAGGAATACGTCACCCGTATTCAGGAAGTCCTGCACCAGCCCCCCGATACCAGCATCCCCATGGGGCTCTATATCCATATTCCCTTCTGTCGGAAACGCTGCAAGTTCTGCTACTTCCGCGTCTACGAAAAACAGAACGCCAAAACCATCGAACGCTACGTCCAGGCCCTGCAGAATGAGTTCGAAATGCTCAGCCAGGTCGAAGCCATCAAAGGGCGTACGCTCGATTTCACTTACTTCGGAGGTGGGACTCCTTCGTATCTGAGCTCCAAACAGCTCCTCTCCGTTCGCGATCGACTCTCCAGCCTGCTCAACTGGGAAACCGCGCAGGAAGTCACCTTCGAATGCGAGCCGGGAACCCTCAACCTGGAAAAGGTCAAGACTCTCAAAGAGATCGGCATCACCCGCATCTCGCTCGGCGTTGAAAGTTTCAACGACAAACTGCTCGAAGCCAACGGCCGGGCTCACCTGACTCCCGAAGTCTTCCGCGCCTACGACTGGATTCAGGAAGTCGGCTTCCCCCAGGTCAACATCGACCTCATCGCCGGCATGATGGGTGAAACCGACGACAACTGGTCGCAGGCCGTCGAAAAAGCAGCCGAGCTCAACCCCGATAACATCACCATCTATCAGATGGAACTCCCCCACAACACCATCATTTCCAAGGAAATGAAAGAGATGGGCATCGACTCGCCCATCGCCGACTGGACCACCAAACGTCGCTGGATGAACGAAGCCATCGATACGCTCCAGGCCAAAGGCTATCACCTCGCCAGCGGAAACGAACTCGTCAAAAACCCCGAGACAGACCGCTTCATCTATCGCGACAATCTGTTCCGCGGCAATGACATCATCGCTACCGGCGTCTCTTCGTTCGGTCACATGCAGGGCGTACATTATCAGAACCTCGATCGACTGGAAGACTATCTCGAAACGGTAGAGAGCGGTAAGCTCCCCGTAAACCGGGCCCTGGAACCCACCGAGCACCAGCGGCTGATTCGCGAATTCATCCTGCAACTCAAAGAAGGACGCGTCCGCACGCAGCCCTTCCAGGAAAAATTCGGCGTCGATCTCACCGAAGAATTCGCCGAGGCACTCTCCAACCAGCAGAAAGCAGGCTACCTGACCTATGATGACTCCCAGGTCGAACTGACTCGCAAAGGGATGCTGCAGGTCGACAGCCTGTTGACGGAGTATTTCGAACCGGAACATCGCATGGTAAGATACACTTAA
- the folE2 gene encoding GTP cyclohydrolase FolE2 has protein sequence MFEFVSDVLNLKQMDSVEQGRQPLSSAGTGASSLSRVLPDVANDSTPHIGGTLDRVGMSGVELVLRLRDASGEIFRTPARADAAVSLDDERVKGIHMSRLFLSLNNRLADAELSMPVVNEILQDFVKTHADMSANSYLTLQYEHSMKRPALLSDHAGWRAYPVTIQSAYQQGKYRHQLTVQLTYSSACPCSAALSRQLIQQAFERSFGDRSELSHDEIFEWLGTPDAILAVPHSQRSHADVTVELSDDLEEFPIETLIDYLERVIATPVQTAVKREDEQEFARLNGANLMFCEDAARKLKAALESYEGVKDFRVEINHLESLHPHDASAVASSSRS, from the coding sequence ATGTTTGAATTTGTTTCCGATGTACTGAACCTCAAGCAGATGGATTCTGTGGAGCAAGGCAGGCAACCACTTTCCTCAGCCGGCACTGGTGCCAGTTCGCTGTCCCGCGTTTTACCCGATGTTGCCAATGACTCCACCCCTCATATCGGAGGGACTCTGGACCGGGTCGGGATGTCGGGTGTGGAACTCGTATTGCGTCTGCGTGATGCGTCCGGTGAGATCTTCCGGACTCCGGCACGCGCAGATGCCGCGGTCAGCCTGGATGATGAGCGGGTCAAGGGCATTCACATGTCCCGCCTGTTTCTGAGTCTGAACAATCGACTGGCAGACGCGGAGTTGTCGATGCCTGTCGTGAATGAGATCCTGCAGGACTTCGTGAAGACGCACGCAGACATGAGCGCCAACAGCTACCTGACGCTGCAGTACGAACATTCGATGAAGCGACCCGCGCTGCTCTCCGATCACGCCGGCTGGCGGGCCTATCCGGTGACGATTCAGAGTGCTTACCAGCAGGGCAAATACCGGCATCAGCTGACGGTGCAGTTAACGTACTCCAGTGCCTGCCCCTGTTCGGCGGCGCTGTCACGTCAGTTGATCCAGCAGGCGTTCGAGCGGTCTTTCGGCGATCGGAGTGAATTGTCGCACGATGAGATCTTCGAGTGGCTGGGAACTCCGGATGCGATCCTGGCGGTGCCGCACAGTCAGCGGAGCCATGCCGACGTGACCGTGGAACTGAGTGATGACCTGGAAGAGTTCCCGATTGAAACGCTGATCGATTACCTGGAACGGGTGATTGCGACTCCGGTCCAGACGGCAGTCAAACGCGAGGATGAGCAGGAATTCGCCCGGTTGAACGGCGCGAATCTGATGTTCTGCGAAGACGCGGCCCGCAAGCTGAAAGCGGCCCTGGAATCATACGAAGGCGTGAAAGACTTCCGCGTGGAGATCAATCACCTGGAGAGCCTGCACCCGCACGACGCGTCTGCCGTGGCCAGCAGTTCGCGGTCCTGA